One part of the Aliivibrio fischeri ATCC 7744 = JCM 18803 = DSM 507 genome encodes these proteins:
- the fdh3B gene encoding formate dehydrogenase FDH3 subunit beta: MARMKFLCDTKRCIECNGCVTACKNENDDALEWGIQRRRVVTLNDGEPGETSISVACMHCTDAPCKAVCPADCFEHTEDGIVRHNKDLCIGCGYCLFACPFGAPQFPKQGAFAERGKMDKCTFCAGGPGVEPGSKEEREKYGANRIAEGKLPMCASLCSTKALLAGDAEKVSDIFRQRVVERGAKDAGWTDGEDLAFDATKS; this comes from the coding sequence ATGGCTAGAATGAAATTCTTATGTGACACCAAGCGTTGTATCGAATGTAACGGCTGTGTCACTGCATGTAAAAACGAAAATGACGATGCTCTAGAATGGGGCATTCAACGTCGTCGCGTAGTAACACTAAACGACGGTGAACCAGGTGAAACATCAATCTCAGTAGCATGTATGCACTGTACTGATGCGCCATGTAAAGCAGTATGTCCTGCAGACTGTTTTGAACACACAGAAGACGGCATCGTACGTCACAACAAAGATCTTTGTATCGGTTGTGGTTACTGTCTGTTTGCTTGCCCATTTGGTGCACCTCAGTTCCCTAAACAGGGTGCATTTGCTGAGCGTGGTAAAATGGACAAATGTACATTCTGTGCTGGTGGCCCAGGTGTAGAACCAGGTTCTAAAGAAGAACGTGAGAAATACGGTGCAAACCGTATCGCTGAAGGTAAATTACCAATGTGTGCTTCTCTATGTTCAACAAAAGCACTATTGGCTGGTGATGCAGAGAAAGTGTCTGACATCTTCCGTCAACGTGTGGTTGAGCGTGGCGCGAAAGACGCTGGTTGGACTGACGGTGAAGATCTTGCGTTTGATGCGACTAAGAGCTAA
- a CDS encoding DUF2971 domain-containing protein: MLYKYLGGQRIEKFIKERQLRFTQLQALNDPFESNVLLQMEVGDVVKAETLEDMKAKRKQRFPAKSAQIDTQFERMQQASDYLSLPHVQGEMVTNYLSSLFGILSLSRNHRNMLMWSHYADSHTGFVVALDENHSFFSDSGREEFNPPLKRVTYRHNRKISELPTLDSLYCEKSLDWAYEEEERLFKDLEICEKQKSTCAFDCSIYLHEVPLDCIKEIYFGANMKEEQCFEYRKLISESMPNVSVYRASISPEEYSLNFTEL; encoded by the coding sequence GTGTTATACAAATATTTGGGCGGTCAACGCATTGAAAAATTCATTAAAGAGAGACAGCTTAGGTTTACTCAACTTCAGGCATTAAATGACCCGTTTGAGTCTAATGTTTTATTGCAAATGGAAGTGGGGGATGTTGTAAAAGCGGAGACTCTTGAAGACATGAAAGCTAAACGTAAACAGCGATTCCCTGCAAAAAGCGCGCAAATAGATACTCAATTTGAGCGTATGCAGCAAGCTTCAGATTATCTGAGCCTACCTCATGTTCAGGGAGAAATGGTTACGAACTATCTATCGAGTTTGTTTGGTATATTGTCGCTTTCAAGAAACCACAGAAATATGCTTATGTGGTCACATTATGCTGATTCACATACAGGGTTTGTTGTTGCGTTGGACGAAAATCATAGTTTTTTCAGTGATAGTGGTCGTGAAGAATTTAATCCACCTTTAAAGCGCGTTACTTACCGACATAATAGAAAGATTTCTGAATTACCAACTTTGGATAGTTTGTATTGCGAGAAGTCTCTAGATTGGGCATACGAGGAAGAGGAGCGTTTGTTTAAGGACCTTGAAATATGTGAAAAACAAAAATCTACGTGTGCCTTTGATTGCTCAATTTATCTCCATGAAGTCCCACTAGATTGTATCAAGGAAATTTATTTTGGCGCTAATATGAAAGAAGAGCAATGCTTTGAATATCGGAAATTAATTTCTGAGTCAATGCCAAATGTTTCAGTTTACAGAGCTTCGATTAGTCCAGAAGAGTACTCCCTGAACTTTACGGAATTATAA
- a CDS encoding AAA family ATPase encodes MTGYIQTIKTKIPYSTREVEIDVMGKNLILTGGNGCGKTQLLNFLYEVLKKSIVNRQHHNEQELVNNINHFQSLLENTSKASANYNSYLSNINTWQKQLEETRNPPISLSELEQFVVRYHERKALFSKFDATRQANIKASRAAVSKEKLKQEENNERQGNAAATLFEEYLVSHKTSQAYAESPSIDNNPAEAQQIKEWFDKLEKDLRELFEDQSLKLNFDSKEQTFFIKQNNKEPYRLQQLSSGFSSILSVYADLLTKVELRSIAPDEIDGVVFIDEIDAHLHVSLQRKIFSFLDKAFPRVQFIVTTHSPFVVSSVDDAVIYDLSRLEHVDDLSMYSYESVLEGLFNVLPVSEILKSKILKMSEMASSTSPDITELERLVNDVRQHENKLDDESKFFLKTAQLVVNKVMSKGV; translated from the coding sequence ATGACAGGTTACATACAAACGATAAAAACAAAAATACCGTATTCAACGAGAGAAGTTGAAATTGATGTTATGGGTAAGAATTTAATTCTTACGGGTGGTAATGGTTGCGGTAAGACTCAGCTTCTAAACTTTCTGTATGAAGTTCTTAAAAAAAGCATTGTGAATAGGCAACATCATAATGAGCAAGAGCTTGTAAATAACATTAATCATTTCCAATCATTGCTTGAAAATACAAGTAAGGCAAGTGCTAACTATAACAGTTATTTAAGTAACATTAATACGTGGCAAAAACAGTTGGAAGAAACTAGAAATCCACCTATTTCCCTATCTGAGCTTGAGCAATTTGTGGTTCGTTATCATGAACGGAAAGCACTATTTTCCAAATTTGATGCTACGCGACAAGCAAATATAAAAGCATCTCGCGCAGCTGTTAGTAAAGAGAAACTTAAACAAGAAGAGAATAACGAAAGGCAGGGTAATGCAGCAGCCACATTATTTGAAGAATACCTTGTTAGCCATAAAACATCTCAGGCTTATGCAGAATCTCCATCAATTGATAATAACCCGGCAGAAGCGCAACAAATTAAAGAGTGGTTTGACAAGTTAGAAAAAGATCTTAGAGAGTTATTCGAAGATCAATCACTTAAATTAAATTTTGATTCAAAAGAACAGACGTTTTTTATAAAACAAAACAATAAAGAACCTTATCGTCTTCAACAGTTGTCATCTGGTTTTTCATCAATATTGTCAGTGTATGCAGACTTGTTAACTAAGGTCGAGCTTAGATCTATTGCCCCTGATGAAATAGACGGTGTTGTTTTTATAGATGAAATAGATGCTCACTTACATGTATCTCTACAACGTAAGATATTCTCGTTCTTAGATAAAGCGTTCCCTAGAGTGCAGTTCATCGTTACAACTCACTCGCCATTTGTGGTTTCTTCGGTTGATGATGCAGTGATTTATGACTTATCTAGGCTTGAACATGTTGATGATTTATCAATGTACTCCTATGAATCTGTGCTTGAAGGGCTTTTCAATGTATTGCCAGTATCTGAAATTTTAAAAAGTAAAATCCTTAAGATGAGTGAAATGGCCTCTTCAACTTCCCCTGATATTACGGAACTTGAAAGATTAGTAAATGATGTCCGTCAGCACGAAAATAAATTAGATGATGAATCCAAATTCTTTTTGAAAACGGCGCAATTAGTTGTCAATAAAGTGATGAGTAAGGGGGTGTAA
- a CDS encoding formate dehydrogenase subunit gamma, whose translation MLKQLKRLSLSLLLPLMAALTLSFAMPSMANESAAAKSAEKEMTQLAGADIWREVRAGQEGYTTSQWPEHGVLISTAGETWFVLKEKWMSPLGALAIFGSLVMVTLAYFVVGPLKLSKPKTGRKIKRWSRMDRALHWSMAFSFLTLAFSGLCLVYGKHFLKPILPSEIWGMIIYAAKQYHNYMGPIFFILLMCVLLKWWRKSIFNKTDIQWFMKMGGMVGKHKGSHPSAGFSNGGEKAIYWLLIVFGIVVAFSGFVLDFPMFGQLRRDMELSNLVHMLSALILICGFIFHIYIGLFGMEAGLDGMVTGDVDETWAKEHHDLWYHEVKDLPENQPQDKKVG comes from the coding sequence ATGTTGAAACAATTAAAACGTCTTTCTCTTTCGTTATTGCTGCCGCTAATGGCAGCATTAACGCTTTCATTTGCTATGCCAAGCATGGCAAATGAGAGTGCAGCCGCGAAGAGCGCAGAGAAAGAAATGACCCAACTTGCTGGCGCAGATATCTGGCGTGAAGTAAGAGCCGGTCAAGAAGGCTACACAACTTCGCAATGGCCTGAACATGGCGTACTTATTAGTACGGCAGGCGAAACGTGGTTTGTACTAAAAGAGAAGTGGATGTCACCATTAGGTGCACTTGCTATTTTTGGTAGTTTAGTAATGGTAACACTGGCGTATTTCGTTGTGGGTCCATTAAAACTAAGCAAACCAAAAACAGGCCGTAAGATCAAACGTTGGTCTCGTATGGATCGCGCCTTACACTGGAGCATGGCATTTAGCTTTTTAACTCTAGCGTTCAGTGGTTTATGTTTAGTTTATGGTAAACACTTTTTAAAACCGATTTTACCAAGTGAAATCTGGGGCATGATCATTTATGCCGCGAAGCAATATCACAACTACATGGGACCGATCTTCTTTATCCTACTAATGTGTGTACTTCTGAAATGGTGGAGAAAATCTATCTTCAACAAGACAGACATTCAATGGTTCATGAAAATGGGCGGTATGGTAGGTAAACACAAAGGTTCACACCCATCAGCTGGTTTCTCTAATGGTGGTGAAAAAGCAATTTACTGGTTACTAATTGTATTCGGTATCGTTGTTGCTTTCAGTGGTTTTGTTTTAGATTTCCCAATGTTCGGCCAATTACGTCGTGACATGGAACTATCTAACCTTGTGCATATGCTATCAGCACTTATCCTTATCTGTGGTTTCATCTTCCACATCTATATCGGCCTGTTCGGTATGGAAGCGGGTCTAGATGGCATGGTAACGGGTGATGTTGATGAGACATGGGCAAAAGAGCACCATGACTTATGGTATCACGAAGTGAAAGACCTTCCTGAAAACCAACCACAAGATAAGAAAGTAGGCTAA